Genomic window (Brevibacterium paucivorans):
CTATACGGCGCTAGGGTTCGTCTTTGCGATGTTCCTGGGTAACATCCTGGCGCTCATGAAGATTTCGTCCGTGGCACCGTACCGGTGGATTGCCACCGCTTACATTGAGTTCTTCCGAGGTGTCCCCGCACTTCTGGTTTTTGTCGCCTTCGGTTTTGGAATCCCCGCCGCGTTCTCAATCAACCTCAACACGTACGTCACGGTGATGCTGGCGTTAGGAATCGTGGAGTCGGCCTACATTGCCGAAACCTTGCGTGCGGGCCTGCAGGCAGTTCCAAAGGGCCAGTACGAGGCTGCTCGGTCACTGGGCATGAGCCATTCACGGGCCATGTTCACAATCGTGGTTCCGCAGGCCATGCGCATCATCTTGCCCCCGCTGACCAACGAAATCATCATCATGACCAAGGACTCGTCCCTGATTTACCTGTTGGGCTTGTCCGCGTCTCAATACGAACTCGCACTGTTCGGAAAGAACGCAATTACTGCACCCGAAGCTGGTCTCACGCCACTTGTTGTGGCCGGTGCTTGTTACCTAGTGATCACCCTGCCACTGGGATGGCTCGCGCGCCGGTTTGAATCGCGCCAGGCAAAGGAGAGGAAAGCATGACTGACGCAGACTCCACAGCCCCCAGCACCTCTGGCAGCACGGCCGCGACTGACGTCGCTGACACTGCCAGTAACGTCAAGGGCGTGAAGATCACTGACCTTCACAAGAGCTACGGAAACGTGGAGGTGCTCAAAGGAATCAACTTCGAGGTCAAACCCGGCGAAGTTGTGTGCCTGATCGGCCCGTCTGGATCCGGTAAGTCCACCCTGTTGCGTTGCATCAACGTGCTAGAGACATCTAATTCAGGGACCATCGAAGTGGCCGGATTCGTCGCCACTGACCCCGAAACTGACCTCAACAAGATGCGTCGCCACGTGGGCATGGTGTTCCAAGGGTTTAACCTGTTCCCGCAGATGACAGCGCTTGAAAACTGCGTAGTTGGGCAGGTGAAAGTCCTCAAACGCGACCCGGCACGGGCCAAGGAAGTCGCAATGCGCAACCTCAAACACGTGCGCCTCGACCACCTTGCCGACCGCCACCCTGACCAACTGTCGGGCGGTCAGCAACAGCGCGTGGCCATTGCCCGGTCGCTCTCCATGGATCCGGACCTGATCCTGTTTGACGAGCCCACCTCGGCGCTGGACCCGGAAACCGTGGGTGGCGTTTTGCGAGTGATGCGCGAACTGGCCGCGGCAGGCATGACCATGGTTGTGGTCACACACGAAATGGAGTTTGCGCGCGAGGTCGCTGACAAGGTGGTCTTCATGGACGGTGGGGTTGTGGTTGAGCAAGGGCCCCCGTCCGAGGTGTTGGCCAACCCCCAGCACGAACGCACCAAGTCGTTCTTGGCTCGCGTTTCCGACCACGGGGAAATCGACAACGACTGAGCAGGTTACCGGTGTGACTGTTGTGGCCCTCGCCCGTATGGGAGGGGGCCGCTTTGCGTCGCGTGTGGGAGTAAGGTTGTTTTGTCCGAGTGATGACTGGAAGGACCCTCATGGCTGATGCGACCGTTCCCCGCTTGTCCCCCATGTCTCTCCTGCTCATTGGCGCTTTCACCGGCTTGATGTCTGGCCTCTTTGGCGTCGGTGGCGGTTTCATCATCGTCCCTCTTCTGCTGTTACTGGGCATGAAGCAGAAACTGGCGGCAGGGACCTCGGTCATTGCGATTCTTCCTACGGCCATCGTGGGAGCTATCGGGTATTTGACGCTGGGGCAGGTCGACTGGGTGGTAGCGATCTTGCTGGCCGTGGGCATGATTGTGGGGACGCAGATCGGTGGGCGACTCCTACAGATTCTGCCTGAGTCTGTCCTGTTCTGGATGTTCTTGGTAGCCCTCCTGCTCATTATTCCGAGCTTGTTCCTGATCGTTCCTTCACGTGACGCGCACATTGACATCACGGTTATTGTGGGGATTCTTCTGGTGATCACTGGTGTGATTGTAGGAATTCTTTCGGCCCTTTTGGGCGTGGGCGGCGGGATCGTCATGGTGCCAGTACTCGTGCTGCTGTTTGGGGCGAATGACCTGGTGGCGAAAGGAACCTCCCTACTCATGATGATTCCGGGGTCAATTTCTGCCACGATCGTGAACTACCAGAACAAGAATGTGGATCTGAGGGCGGCTGCGATTCTGGGAATCACAGCGTCAGTCGTGTCACCGCTGGGCATTTGGATCGCAGAGTTCATCACGCCCAAACAGTCAAACTACGCCTTCTCACTGCTGCTGATCTTCACTGCGATCCAGCTCGTTGCACGGAGGTATCCACACTGGGTGAGGTTCGGTAAAAAAGAAAAGTGAACTCACTTGCAGGATGATGTTCACGCATGGAGCTCAATACTTTAGAGTGTCCAGAGTCACAACCGAACGATAAGGAGTTTCCATGTCGATTCCTGCAAAGATTCCCGACTCAGCTAACGAAGAAACCGCTAGGATTGCTGCCCGGGCCGCTTTGGTTGGGACCGCTATGGAGTGGTACGACTTCTTTCTTTTCACGACTGCAGCCGCGATCGTGTTCAATGTCCAGTTTTTCCATTCCGACGACAAAGCGGTCGCACTTCTCGCGTCTTTTGCCACGATGGCAGTCGGGTTCGTTGCCAGGCCAGTAGGTGGCCTTATCTTTGGTCACTTGGGAGACAAACTTGGACGCAAGACTGTTCTCATGATGACGATCGTGGGAATCGGTGTCACTACCGGCATGATCGGCATGCTCCCCACATACTTCCAGATCGGAATCTGGGCCCCAATCTTGTTGGTGGTTCTTCGCATTTGTCAGGGTTTGGCCGTAGGCGGTGAATGGGGTTCAGCGGTAACAGCTGCAGTAGAATCAGCTCCTGCACATCGACGTGCTCGCTACGCTTCATATCCACAGATCGGTTCTCCTATTGGAACTCTCTTGTCATCTGGTGGTTTCTTTATCGTGGGCGTACTGGTTCCAAAAGAAGCTTTCGAAGCTTGGGGTTGGCGTATTCCATTCCTCTTAGCTATCCCACTTTTGGTGGTTGCTCTTTACATTCGGAAACAGTTAGACGAAACACCTGTTTTCCGTGAACTGGAAGAAAACGCACAAAAGCAAGAAGCTCCCATTTTGCAGGTATTCAAGAGCTCCCTGCCGCAAGTGCTCGTAGGATTCGGAACCAACTTTCTTGGTGTTGCGGGCTTCTTTCTTGTCACGACATTTGTTGTTTCGTACGGAAAGAACTTCCTGAACTTGTCATCCAATCTGATGCTGGGAGCGACTCTCCTGGCGGCTGCATTTGAGATTGTCGTGATCGTTCTATTTGGGCGCTTAGGTGAACGCTGGGGTGCGGCCCGGGTTTCTGCGTTCGGCGGTATTCTCACGGTCATTGTGGCGTTCCCCGTTTTCTTTATGGTGGAAACGAAAGCCCCGCTTCTTGTTATTGCGGGGATGACACTTGGCGTAGGGGCCCTCAGCATTCCTTACGCTGTCAATGGCGCGCTTCTCACTGCGCTCTTTCCACCCCAGTTTCGACTGTCTGGAGTGAGCCTATGTGCCAACATTTCGGCGATTTTCGCCGGTTTTATTCCGACGCTTGCAACTGCTCTTCTCAAGTTCTCCGGAAATGCATGGTGGCCAGCACCGTGCATGCTTATGGTGATTGCGGGAGTAACGACGTTGGCATCACTGCTAGCCCCGCGTCTGTCGATCGCAGTCGAAGGCTACAAAGCGTAGGCTAGGTTTTGACCAACTTGCAATGACGCCAGAGGTGAAAAATGAAACTTGACGCCCTGATCACGAACGCATCCGTGAAGACCCTGGACCCCAGTCGCCCGCAGGCTTCGACCATTGGGATTTACGACGGAAAAATCGTGGGTCTTGACGACGAGATTGCGGGGCTCACCGCCCATGAAAACGTCGATGCGCAGGGCGCATGCGTCACCCCCGGTTTCAACGACGCCCACTGTCACACCACGTGGTTTGGTCTGACTCTGGCCAGCGTGAACGTCGAGAAACTGGGCAGCATGGAAGAACTCTATGCAAAGGTCGAGCAGGCCGCGAAGAACACTCCCGAAGACGAATGGATTAACGCAACCGGGTTCGCCCAACAGGACTACAACGACGAGTACCCCAGCCTTGAGGTACTCGACCGCATCACCCACGGCCGCCCCCTCTTCATGCGCAAGGTATCCGGCCACGCAGCGATCGCCAACACGCGCGCTCTTGAGCTGGCCGGGATTCTTGACCCAGACTTTCAAGTGCCTGCCGGCGGAAAGGTGGTTCGTGACGACAACGGCAACCCCACTGGTTTGGTGGAGGAAACAGCTCAGTCGCTCATCCAGGACCTCATCCGCCCGTACAGCCAAGACGCGATCGTTGAAGCCTTGGACCTGGCCACCGCACAGTACGCAAAAGAAGGCATCACCAGTTTCGGCGAAGCTGGCATTGCCGCCGGGTGGATTGGCCACTCCCCCGTCGAAGTCACCGCGTACATGCGCGCCCGCCGTGAAGGAAAGCTACGGGCCCGCGCCCAGCTCATGCCCATGATCGAGGCACTTCACACCATCAACGCGCACCCATCAGACGACTACGGTGTTGGACTCGATCTTGGCGTGGTCACTGGCTTTGGTGACGACTGGGTCAACATTGGCCCCACCAAAGTGTTCATGGACGGTGCCATGAGCGGTGAGACCGCGGCACTGACCAAGAACTACCACGGCAAGGACCACCCTGGTTACCTGCAAGAAGATCCCGAGGTGTTACGGCAACAGATCCTCACCGCATACCAATCCGGGTGGTCGCTGGCAGTCCACGCGATTGGCGACCTGGCGTGCAATGAAGCCACCCGCTTCATCACCGAGGCCGTCGACAAGTTTGGGGCACCCGCCTCGGGCGTTCCTAACAGGATCGAACACGCCGGCATGGTTGCCGACGAACTCATCCCCACCCTTGCGAAATACAACATCGCGGTCACCCCGCAGGCGGCGTTCGCAGATGCCATCGGAGACTCGATGAACACGTCCCTGGGAGATGAACGCGTGCGCTTGCTCTACCGCGCCAAATCCTTCATCGAAGCCGGCGTTCTTGTGCCGGGGACCTCCGACCGGCCGTGCGCAGACGGAAACGTGATGCGCGGAATCCAGTCGTTCGTTGACCGTCGCACCAGATCAGGTGACGTGTTCGGATCTGAAGCCGAATGCATCACGCCACAGCAAGCGCTTGAGGCGTACACCTCGGTCGCGGCGGAAGCCTCTGGACACGGGGACATCAAGGGCACGGTCACACCTGGCAAACTCGCCGACCTGGTGTTCCTCGACACGGACCCCACAGCCGTTGACCCCACGACCATCGCGCAGATTCCGGTGCGGGCCACCATGGTGGGCGGAGAGTTCACCCACCGGGAGCTGTAAGCCGTGACCGGCCAATACCGCCCGCTACCTTCACCGTTCGTCCCCGACCCACTTGCCCGCATTACCCGCACTACCAACGCAAAGGAGCCCACTGTGGACCAGCAGTTTCTTGATGACTTCGACACCATGTCGTCGTTCGGCCAGACCCCTGCCGGAGGTGTGGACCGTGAAGCGATGACCGGCCCCGATGTTGAGCAACGCAACTGGTTGGGCACGTGGATGCGTGAGCGTGGTTTCACGGTGACCACCGACCGAATTGGCAACCAGTTTGGACTGGTCGAATGGACGCCGGGCGCACCTTATGTCCTGGTGGGTTCGCACATGGACTCACAGCCCCTTGGCGGGAAGTTCGACGGGGCGTACGGGGTTCTGGCAGGTGCTCACGCCGTGTGGCGGATCCAGCAGCAGGTGGAGCAGAGTGGTCGCACCCCTAAGTTCAACCTGGGCGTCGTCAACTGGTTTAACGAAGAAGGTTCACGGTTCCAGCCCTCCATGATGGGTTCCTCGGTTTTCACCGGAAAGATGGATGCTGACACCGCGTTGAAGGTCACGGACGGTGAAGGCGTGTCCGTACATGAGGCTCTTGAAGCCGGCGGTTACCTGGGAAATGGTGAAGGGCCAGCCCCTGCCGCATACGCGGAAATCCACATTGAACAGGGTCGCATCCTCGACGAAGAAGGCATCAACATTGGTCTGGTCGATGCCACGTGGGCAGCGCAGAAATACCACTTCATTGTGCACGGCGAACAGGCTCACACTGGCTCAACCATCATTGCTGACCGGCAGGACGCGCTCTTGGGTGCAGCGCACCTCGTGGTGACCGCACGCGAAATCGCTGATGAGTTCGGCATCCACACGTCCGTGGGCCAGCTGAACGTGCTACCCAACTCCCCCGTTGTTGTGCCCCGTGAAGTCCGGTTGCACATGGACATGCGTTCCCCTGACTCCGATCTTGTGAAGCGTGCTGATGAAAAACTGCACCAGAAGATCGCCCATATCGAAGAACTTGCGCACGTCAAGATCGAGAAGGATACGGCGCACTCATGGGATCTGTTGCCGTATGACGAACGCGGTGTGGAATTGGCCCGAGGTGTCGCAGAGGAAATGGGGTTGAGTCACCGCAACATCATGACGGTTGCCGGCCACGACTCCACGAACATGAAAGACATGGTGCCCACCGTGATGCTGTTCGTGCCCAGTGTTGACGGGATCAGCCACAACGAAGGCGAGTACACAAAACCAGAGGACATGGTTGCCGGTGTCACCATGCTCACCGGGGTTCTGGACAAGCTGATTGAGGGCGCCTTGGACGCGCCCTCGCTTTAGAACCGCGCGTTCGTGATGACGTCCTCAAGAACGTCGAGCCCCTGGTTAAGTTCGTCCTCACTAATGTTGATCGGTGGAACAACGTGAATCCGGTTGAAGTTAACGAAAGGCAACACGCCTCCAGCCTTAATACCGCCCACGATCTGGTTCATTTCAGGTGATGACCCGCCATATGGCGCCAGTGGTTCGCGCGTCTCTTGGTCCTTGACCAACTCGATGGCCCAGAACATACCCGTTCCACGCACATCTCCTACGTGAGCGGAATTCGCCATGATCTTCTCCAGACGCGGACGCACAACCTCTTCACCCATGGCACGTGCGTGTTCCAGCATCTGCTCATCACGCATAGCGTTGATGGTGGCAACGGCGGCAGCACATGCGAGCGGGTGCCCGGAGTACGTGAGCCCACCTGGATATGCGCGTTGACTGAAGGTGTCGTAAATGTCGTCACTCATCGCAACCCCGCCCAATGGCACATACCCGGAGTTCACACCCTTAGCGAAGGTCACAAGGTCTGGCGTGATGTCGTAGCGGTTGAACGCGAACCATTCACCTGCACGTCCGAACCCGGCCATCACCTCGTCAGCGATGTACATGATGTCGAACTCATCGCACAGCGCACGCACACCCTGCATGTACTCCACAGATGGAACCATGATGCCCGCCGTTCCGGGAATGGATTCCAGAATGATCGCCGCGATTGTCGAGGGCCCTTCCAGCTCAATCGTGCGGCGCAAGTGCTGGAGCGCCCGGCTCGTTTCCTCTTCTTCGGTCTGAGCGTGGAACTCGGAGCGGTACAGGAACGGCCCAAAGAAGTGGATTGTGCCTTGGGCAGGCGCATCGTTCGGAACCCGCCTAGGGTCACCGGTGACGTTGATCGCAAGGTTTGTGCCACCGTGGTAGCTGCGATAACGGGAAAGCACCTTGTGCTTGCCAGTGTGCAGCCGGGCCATCCGAATCGCATGCTCATTTGCGTCCGCACCGCCGTTGGTGAAGAACACGTGATTGAGAGAATCCGGAAGTAGCTCAGCGATCAGTCGCGCCGCTTCTGAACGGGCCGCGTTGACGTGCGCGGGACTGATCGTGGTGAGCAGATCCGCTTGGTCTTTAATCGCCTGCACAACTGCAGGGTGTTGGTGGCCTATATTCGTGTTGACCAGCTGGGAAGAAAAGTCCAGGAAGCTGTTGCCTTCCCCGTCCCACACGCGCGAACCAGAAGCTCGCGAAATCACCATGGGCGTAAGGGTCTGTTGTGCTGACCAGCTGTGAAAAACATGCGCACGATCCAGCTCATACGCACGTGCCGACTCCGCTTGCAACGCCGTGAGATCTTCGCCGTTGAAGTTCATGGACTTTCCTTTCATCCGTTGCACCCTTTAACAGGTTTGGAGCCAGGCTACGGGACAGCTGGCGCGCACCTCGGCCGCGCCCACAGTTTGACCACACTGTGAGAAACTGGCACGTATGGACTTCGACGCTGACCTGTTAGACGGATTCCCCGTCACGTCATACACCACTGTGAAAGGTGATGCGACCGCGGAAATTGAAATCAAGAAGTCACGCTTCATTGGCCGCGTCGCCCACGTTGAAAGCGAACGCGCCGCCCGCGACATCATTGAGCAGGAAAAGTCGAAGCACCCGAAAGCTCGGCACTGGTGTACCGCGTTCGTCCTGGACCCGGATGCGCGCACGCAACGGTGCAACGACGACGGGGAGCCGTCTGGCACGGCGGGAACTCCTATGCTCGACGTGCTCACCGGGAACCAGCTCACCTTCGTGGTTGCGGTGGTGACCCGGTATTTTGGTGGCACCCTGCTGGGAGCGGGAGGTTTGGTGCGTGCGTACGGGGCGGCGACCTCGGCGGCGTTGGAAGGACTTACCCAGGTGACCCGCCAGTTGGTCGTGCCGGTCACGGTGACCTTGGATTATGCCCAGGCCGAGGTGGCAAAGGCAAAGTGCGAACAGCACGGCTGGGCGGTGATCGACGCGCAATATGCGCAAGGAGTGACGCTGACGCTGGGAGTGGCTCCCGCTAATCTCGATGAGATGGACGCAGTGTTTGCCGACATTTCTGCCGGTCAGGCACATGCGGTGGCCGGCGAACCGACGTACGCGTAAGCGGGGATTCGTAGCTGCGTGGGTGGTTAGTCGAGGGCTGCGATCCGGTCGACACGGGCGTCGGTGATCATGATGAGATCGGTGGGGCGAATTTCGATTTCCAAACCACGCTTGCCTGCGGACACGAAAATTGTTTCGTGGTCATGTGCCGAGTGGTCGATAACAACTGGGCACGAATTCCGTTGTCCAAATGGGCTGATACCGCCGGTAGGGTATCCGGTGCGACGCTCGCTAGTTGCGATTCCAGCGAGCTGAGCTTTTTTACCGCCGGTAGCCTGCGCTAGAAGTTTCAGATCCAGCTGGCCTGAGACTGGGACTAAGGCTGAAAACGGTTCGCCATCGACCATGATGATGAGGGTTTTGAAAACGCGCCCGGATTCCACGCCCAGTTTTTGTGCCGCTTCGGTTCCGTAGCGTCGCACATGTGGGTCGTGTTCAAATTCGTGCACTTGGTACTCAACTCCAGCGAGGTTGAGAACCCGAAGTGCCGGAGTGGCGGTCGTGTGCGATCGAGATGCAATCGACATGTGCGCTGGTACGCCTCCCTGCTCACCGGTTCGAACGCGAAGTTCGTGATTAAAGCTATCCAAGCAACCATAAACGAACGGGTCGGCAAGGAGCCAATTGTAAAGCCCGGATCACGTATTTTTGCAGACTAGTCGTATTTATCTTCAGGGAGCCTGGGAGCGCGTGATTGCGCTAACCCCACCCAAGTTCGTGCAGACGTTCGTCGTCGATTCCGTAGTGGTGCGCGATTTCGTGGACGATCGTGATGTAAATCTGTTCGCGCAGGTCTACTTCATTGAGCGCAAAGTCAACGAGTTGTTCCTTAAACAGGGTGACGGTATCCGGCGGGACAAACCCGTAGTCAGCGCCACGATCTGTGAGCGCGATTCCGTCGTAAACACCCAACATGGGCGGTTCCCCTTCTGGGGATGTGTCCTCAACAAAGATGACCACATTGTCCATGTGTGCCTTCAATTCTTGAGGCATGAGTTCAAGCGCTTCCTCTACGAGCGCGTCGAAGTCCTCATCACCGATCTGTTCCACGCTTGAATCTTACGGAGTTTCACGGTCGAAAAGGCCGGTTTTATCGCGCTCGCGTCGTTGTTTTACACAGGGTGTTTCAGATCACTCCCTGCTCGTTTTGCATTGTGCACCACTTTCAGGCTAAGCTATCCAAGGTCCGAAAGACACCAGGTCGCAATCACGGTTGCGCAAGGTCAATTCGGCAGGCCCCCATCGTCTAGCGGCCTAGGACACCGCCCTTTCACGGCGGCGGCACGGGTTCAAATCCCGTTGGGGGTACGCAGTGGAAAAACTCCATGCATATCAGGCCCTGTGGCGCAGTTGGTTAGCGCGCCGCCCTGTCACGGCGGAGGTCGCGGGTTCGAGTCCCGTCAGGGTCGCGGAGCAACTTGGCTCTTCTGAAAAGAAGAGCCTTTGTTCTATGGTTAGCTAAGCGACCATGGCTCTGTAGCTCAGTTGGTAGAGCGTTCGACTGAAAATCGAAAGGTCACCGGATCGACGCCGGTCGGAGCCACCACATGAAGAGGCCTTGTTACCCAGTCCCACCTGGGAAAACAGGGCCTCTTAACTTTCTCCATGACTCCCCGCTTTGACGGAAGCCACCCACAGAACATAGCCAAGCCTTTCCTCGCTAGAACACTGACACCTCGGGCGCCTAAAGTAAACATATGGCAGAGATCAAGGACAACGGGCCTAACCCGTACGCAGTCAACATTGAAGAAGTCACCCTAGAAAACGAAAACTTCCGCACTGCCCTGTGGACCGGCGAGGAATTCCAGGTCACTCTCATGGAAATCCCCGTCGGTGGCGACGTAGGACTTGAAGTCCACACCGAAAACGACCAGTTCCTGCGCCTCGAACAGGGCAAAGGACTCGCAAAGATGGGCCCGGCTAAGGACAACTTCACATTTGAACAGGAAGTGTCAGCCGACTGGGCCGTCATCGTGCCCAAGGGCGTATGGCACAACATCGTCAACATCGGCGACGAGCCCATGAAGCTGTACAGCATCTACGCTCCTGCCCACCACCCGCACGGCACGGTACACAAGACGCAGGCAGAAGCAGAAGAAGCTGAAGCCCACGAACACTGAGTTACGCCCGACACCCAGGTAACCGGTTTCTAACCCGCCGAGGTCGTTCCCACCTTGCACTGTCAAGAAGGGAACGACCTCGGGCATGTTTTCTGCCACCACTAACCTCCTCCAAAGGACAACCGCTGTGAGCACAACCGACAAACTGTATTCAGCACTCATGAAACGTGACGCTGAAGCGGACCTGCCTGCACTTGAACGCTCACAAGTCGCATCGAACGGGCTCAAGCTCATCACGGCCAACGCCCTGCAGTCCTCCGGCGACCAAACGGTCAACGCGTCGACCGTGTTGCCGTGGCTATTTTCAGCCTTGGGTGTGCCGCCGGCGCTGGCGGGGCTTCTGGTACCGATTCGCGAGTCCGGCTCGATGCTTCCGCAAGCAGCGCTCACTCCCCTGGTGGTGAAGGCGCGCTACCGCAAACACGTGTTCGTAGCCGGCGCACTCACGCAGGCGGCCTCGGTGGCGGTGATGACGGGTGTTGCCGTTTTCGCTTCCGGGCTTGTAGCCGGGCTCATCATCATTGCCGCACTGGCCGTATTCGCAAGTGGACGGTGCCTGTGCTCTATTGCATCTAAGGACGTGCAAGGTCGCACGATCCCCAAAGGCGAGCGCGGCCAGATCAATGGTTTGGCCACCACTGTCGCCGGGTTCGTGGCGATCACCTTGGGCCTTGCAATTCGTGTGTGGGGTGGCGACGACCTCACACCGCAAACACTTGCCTGGATTCTGGGCTTAGGGGCGGCCCTGTGGGTGGCGGTAGCCGCCGTGTACATCACCATCGATGAACCAAGCGATGCAGAGTCATCAAAGCCCGCTTCCGCAGTGTCCGCTCAGAACCCCAATAAACCAAACTGGTTCAAAGAAACGATCGACCTTTTACGAACCGACCGGCTGTTCCGCCATTTCGTCACGGTACGCTCACTGCTCCTAGTTTCCTCCCTGAGCCCACCGTTCGTCGTCATGCTTTCGGTGCAGTCGGGCGCATCCGGCCTCACTGGCCTGGGCGGGTTCGTCATCGCGTCTGGACTGGCTTCGCTCCTGGGTGGCCGGATCTTTGGCAGATTCGCAGACGCATCAAGCAAACGGCTCATGAACATAGGTGCAGGAATCGCGTCCGCGATCATTGTGGTTACTATCCTGGTCGCGTCCATCCCTGTCCTGAAAGATCAGCACACGCTCATCAGCGTGATGTTCGTGGTGGCGTATTTTCTCATCACCCTCATGCACACAGGTGTCCGCGTAGGACGTAAAACATATGTGGTGGATATGGCCGAAGGTGATAAGCGCACAACCTACGTGGCGGTGTCCAACTCGGCCATGGGATTCATGCTGCTGATCGTAGGTGGAATCAGCTCTGCATTGGCCACAATCCACGTGTTCTATGCGCTAGGTTTCCTCGCGATCATGGGGTTGGTGGGCGTCTTTACCGGTGCCAAACTGCCCGATGTTTCGCGCAAGCAATAGGCCCACAAGACGCCGCCCCACGCTCCCCGGCCCTAAGCGTTTCTCACTGCGACACACTATTGCATCACCTCAGCGTGTGACTTATATTACAAACAGGTCAGTAAACAGTGACTAACTGAAACAACACTCACGCGTTGCACGCAAAGGAGCGCCAATGACGTCGGCCCAACTCTCCTACTCCTCCGGACCTTCATCAGCACCCCTCTTAGGTGACACGATCGACGGGCACTTCCAAAAACTGGTCGCATCCGACCCACAAGCCATCGCCCTGATCGACCACCCCACTGGGCGCACATACACATACGAGCAGCTCAACGAACAAGCCAACTTCTTGGCATACGGGCTAATCGAGCGTGGCATCAAGAAGGGCGACCGCGTAGGAATTTGGGCCCAGAACCTCCCCGAATGGGTCATCGTCATGTACGCATGCGCCAAACTGGGCGCAATTCTGGTCAACATCAACCCTGCATACCGTGCCCACGAACTTGAATACGTGGTCAAACAGTCCGGCATGACCATGCTCATCAGCCAAATCTCGGCACCCCCACACTCCGACTTCGTGGCCATTGCCCGGGAAGTCAACACCCAGGTGCCCAGCCTCCAACTCGTCTACATCGACACGCCAAACCCCAACCAAAACCCGGAAGCCACCTCGGAACCCACCCCACACACCCACACCGAACACACCCTCAACCCAACAGAACTCCTCTCCACCCTGTTGACGCGAGGCAGTGAACTCGCGCAGACCTCGGGCGCCAAAATGGCCCAGCGCCTCGAAGCGATCTCCCACGAACTCAACGCCGACGACCCCATCAACCTGCAGTACACCTCGGGAACCACCGGATTCCCCAAAGGCGTGACCCTGACCCACCACAACCTGCTCAACAACGGGTACTTCATCGGTGAGTTGCTCAGCTACACGCCGGCCGACCGCGTGTGCCTCCCCGTGCCGTTCTTCCACTGCTTTGGCATGGTGATCGGGATCCTCGCCGCCTACTCGCACGGCTCCAGCGCCATCATCCCCAACCCCGGGTTCAACCCGCAGAAGACCCTGGAGGCCGTCACCGCCCACAAGGCCACCTCGCTGTACGGCGTGCCCACAATGTTCATCGCGGAACTGGAGTTAGAAGACTTTGGCGAGTACGACCTCGGCACCCTGCGCACGGGCGTGATGGCCGGCTCCACGTGCCCAGTGGAGGTCATGAACAAGGTCATTGATCGGATGAATATGGCCGAGGTGGCAATCTGTTACGGAATGACCGAAACTTCCCCTGTGTCCACCATGACGCGTGCAGACGATTCGATTGAGCGTCGCACGCAGACCGTTGGCCGCGTCATGCCGCACGTGGAGGTGAAGGTGGCTGACCCTGTCACCGGGCTGCCGTTGCCTCGTGGACAAAAAGGTGAGCTGTGTACGCGCGGGTACTCGGTGATGCGCGGGTACTGGAACGAACCAGACAAGACTGCTGAAGCGATCGACGACG
Coding sequences:
- a CDS encoding MFS transporter encodes the protein MSTTDKLYSALMKRDAEADLPALERSQVASNGLKLITANALQSSGDQTVNASTVLPWLFSALGVPPALAGLLVPIRESGSMLPQAALTPLVVKARYRKHVFVAGALTQAASVAVMTGVAVFASGLVAGLIIIAALAVFASGRCLCSIASKDVQGRTIPKGERGQINGLATTVAGFVAITLGLAIRVWGGDDLTPQTLAWILGLGAALWVAVAAVYITIDEPSDAESSKPASAVSAQNPNKPNWFKETIDLLRTDRLFRHFVTVRSLLLVSSLSPPFVVMLSVQSGASGLTGLGGFVIASGLASLLGGRIFGRFADASSKRLMNIGAGIASAIIVVTILVASIPVLKDQHTLISVMFVVAYFLITLMHTGVRVGRKTYVVDMAEGDKRTTYVAVSNSAMGFMLLIVGGISSALATIHVFYALGFLAIMGLVGVFTGAKLPDVSRKQ
- a CDS encoding AMP-binding protein, which gives rise to MTSAQLSYSSGPSSAPLLGDTIDGHFQKLVASDPQAIALIDHPTGRTYTYEQLNEQANFLAYGLIERGIKKGDRVGIWAQNLPEWVIVMYACAKLGAILVNINPAYRAHELEYVVKQSGMTMLISQISAPPHSDFVAIAREVNTQVPSLQLVYIDTPNPNQNPEATSEPTPHTHTEHTLNPTELLSTLLTRGSELAQTSGAKMAQRLEAISHELNADDPINLQYTSGTTGFPKGVTLTHHNLLNNGYFIGELLSYTPADRVCLPVPFFHCFGMVIGILAAYSHGSSAIIPNPGFNPQKTLEAVTAHKATSLYGVPTMFIAELELEDFGEYDLGTLRTGVMAGSTCPVEVMNKVIDRMNMAEVAICYGMTETSPVSTMTRADDSIERRTQTVGRVMPHVEVKVADPVTGLPLPRGQKGELCTRGYSVMRGYWNEPDKTAEAIDDAGWMHTGDLAIMDEDGYLDISGRIKDMVIRGGENIYPREIEEFLYTHPAIRDVQVVGVPDSTYGEELLAWVILRDPNGTLTAEDVKAFAKGKLAHYKIPRYVEVRTDFPMTVSGKIRKVELRAEGAQLIEAK